The Thermodesulfobacteriota bacterium region CATATAAGATGGGTTATTCCCTGTGAGAGAATCATATGGCATAACTCTTCCGGAGAGGCAGAGGTCAGGACTATAGTTTTTCTTTCAATGGTCTCTCTTTTATCATTTAAGGAGGCTATAAATACTACAGAGGAAAGATCAAAACGAGGTGCAACATCTTCTTCATAGATGGTTATGAGGATTTTTTCCATCAATCTTTATCCAAGCTTGTACTTTTTCAACTTTCTATAAAAGGTTGCCCTCCCCCATCCCAGAAGTTTAGCCGAGCCTGTTCGGTTGCCCCTGGATTGAGCAAGAGCCTCAGCGATCATCTGTCGCTCAATCTTCTCCCAGTCAAAATGACTCGTGGCTTTGTAAAGGGATTCTCTATACATAAGGGGGGTTGATGTGTTAGAAGAAGTGTTTGCTGGATTATCAGTCACAGGTACCCCCATGGTTACAGATTCATGTAAATAGGAGGGCAAATTTTCGGGATGAATTACTTCATCCTGGCACAGATTTACGGCAAATTCGACGATGTTTCTAAGCTCCCGTACATTACCGGGATATGTATAATTTAACATGATTGGAATAGAATTCAAGGAAAATCCTTTAATCTGCTTGTTAAATTTTTTAGAAAAATGTTGCAAAAAATGATTCATTAACAACCTGACATCATCTCCCCTTTCCCTCAGAGGGGGCAGCTCTATACGGATAACTTTCAACCTAAACTTAAGGTCTTCTCGAAATGTGCCCTGTCTTACCATCTTATTTAGGTCCCTATGTGTTGCGGCAATAACTCTTGCATCCGATTTTACCGGTTTATTACTACCGAGGGGGTAAAATTCTTTATCATCCAAAAAAGTGAGGAGCTTAACCTGGAGGGATAAAGGAAGATCGCCTATCTCTGTTAGATAGATAGTCCCATTGTTAGCCATACGAAAGCGTCCCTGTTTATCTTCGACTGCTCCGGTAAATGCACCCCGCTTATGTCCAAATAATTCAGATTCCAAAAGGTT contains the following coding sequences:
- a CDS encoding dinitrogenase iron-molybdenum cofactor biosynthesis protein, which encodes MEKILITIYEEDVAPRFDLSSVVFIASLNDKRETIERKTIVLTSASPEELCHMILSQGITHLICGGIEDEFYQYLNWKKVEIIDSVIGHYEEVLDLFLKGRLEQGTNLMFQKTQG
- a CDS encoding sigma 54-interacting transcriptional regulator: MAEIEESKACWPIDHLRMDIREIIDGIPVGVALISPDLRIHAINRAMESLTGFNRKEAYGVPCRYIMRNNLCPIGCPARKILEKEDQISTEGDIINLARQKVPVIINLSPLKDHDGKPIGVIETVEDISLVREFDQKIQGPSSYHNIIGHSPQMEEIFKTLQLISQTDSSVLITGETGTGKDLVAEAIHISSMRAKGPFIKINCGALPENLLESELFGHKRGAFTGAVEDKQGRFRMANNGTIYLTEIGDLPLSLQVKLLTFLDDKEFYPLGSNKPVKSDARVIAATHRDLNKMVRQGTFREDLKFRLKVIRIELPPLRERGDDVRLLMNHFLQHFSKKFNKQIKGFSLNSIPIMLNYTYPGNVRELRNIVEFAVNLCQDEVIHPENLPSYLHESVTMGVPVTDNPANTSSNTSTPLMYRESLYKATSHFDWEKIERQMIAEALAQSRGNRTGSAKLLGWGRATFYRKLKKYKLG